Proteins encoded within one genomic window of Geotalea daltonii FRC-32:
- a CDS encoding TolC family protein produces the protein MKNKVVNPVRQRSDNLSRVRWPVFTALVLAFLLQPVTGFSEELPRDTGYLFALAVADKPTVHGVGERIRIAKGLEPDRVAEFNGVHEAVSFPGDTDPDADDFKEEAYGQLRAEIRMTFAELSSVRARIEVIKQSLELLRRMVLTSTGLYGEGKLDQGQALQAQLEWEKLAGNLQLLEKREKIYSIRLNVLTGTPTENSVPILQPLQEYRPDFDSRTMMESYRSRRFLDLFQQLIRQETQPTGEGLHGSDSLDVEADAFITVVRISLESLYQQARRYRTSIIPKAELAHSIRLELYKNGKQDFSSLIEGLLYLCEMRSEYHALLGETHGLKARVEYLTGVVID, from the coding sequence ATGAAAAATAAAGTCGTAAATCCAGTCCGCCAGCGGTCGGATAACTTGTCAAGGGTAAGGTGGCCGGTTTTCACGGCCTTGGTGCTCGCTTTCCTGCTGCAGCCGGTTACGGGATTCTCAGAGGAATTGCCGCGGGATACGGGTTACCTGTTTGCGCTGGCTGTTGCCGACAAACCGACCGTCCATGGGGTCGGCGAACGGATCAGGATTGCAAAAGGGCTGGAACCTGACCGGGTTGCCGAGTTTAACGGAGTGCATGAGGCGGTCTCTTTTCCGGGCGATACCGACCCTGATGCCGACGATTTTAAAGAAGAAGCTTATGGTCAGCTTCGGGCCGAGATCCGCATGACTTTTGCCGAGTTGTCCTCGGTCAGAGCCCGGATCGAAGTGATTAAACAGAGCCTGGAGTTGCTGCGGCGCATGGTGCTTACCTCCACCGGTCTCTATGGCGAGGGAAAACTGGACCAGGGCCAGGCTCTGCAGGCACAGCTGGAATGGGAAAAACTTGCGGGCAATCTGCAACTCCTGGAGAAACGGGAGAAGATTTACAGCATTCGCCTGAATGTCTTGACTGGCACCCCTACGGAGAATTCGGTGCCCATCCTTCAACCACTTCAGGAGTATCGGCCGGATTTCGACAGCAGGACCATGATGGAATCGTACAGGTCCCGTCGTTTCCTGGACTTGTTTCAGCAATTGATACGGCAGGAAACTCAGCCCACAGGTGAAGGCTTGCATGGGAGTGATTCCCTGGATGTGGAAGCCGATGCATTCATCACTGTGGTCAGAATTTCTTTGGAAAGCCTTTACCAGCAGGCTCGACGCTATCGTACATCAATTATTCCAAAGGCTGAACTGGCTCATTCGATAAGACTCGAACTTTACAAAAATGGAAAGCAAGATTTCTCCTCGCTGATAGAAGGGCTTCTATACCTTTGCGAGATGCGGAGTGAATACCATGCCTTGCTTGGAGAAACCCATGGTTTGAAGGCACGGGTGGAATATCTGACAGGTGTTGTTATAGATTGA
- a CDS encoding O-acetylhomoserine aminocarboxypropyltransferase/cysteine synthase family protein, giving the protein MSDQINYQAETLALHAGQKPDSATNARAVPIYQTTSFVFNDSDHAARLFGLQEFGNIYTRIMNPTSDVFEQRVAALEGGVAALAVASGQSAITLAILTLAHAGDEIISATSLYGGTYNLFHYTLPQMGITVRFVDPADPENFRKAITPKTRLIYGETVGNPKLDTLDIEKVAAIAHENGLPLIIDNTMPSPYLVQPLKHGADIVVHSATKFIGGHGTSIGGVIVDGGTFNWGNGKFPELSEPDPSYHGINFWQALGNIAFIIKVRVHLLRDVGPAVSPFNSFLFLLGLETLHLRMERHSTNALAVAQFLKNHPKVAWVNYPGLPDNQSYKIASKYHTRGLFGAMAGFGIKGGSIEDGKKFIDALKLHSLLANIGDAKSLVIHPASTTHQQLTPEEQLSAGVTPDFIRLSVGIENVDDLIADLDQALAAV; this is encoded by the coding sequence ATGAGCGACCAGATCAACTATCAGGCAGAAACCCTGGCTTTGCATGCAGGGCAAAAACCGGACTCCGCAACCAACGCCCGGGCAGTACCCATTTACCAGACCACTTCATTTGTTTTCAATGATTCCGATCATGCGGCACGATTGTTCGGATTGCAGGAATTCGGCAACATTTACACCCGTATAATGAACCCGACCAGCGATGTTTTCGAGCAGAGAGTAGCAGCATTGGAAGGTGGCGTCGCCGCATTGGCAGTGGCATCCGGTCAATCGGCCATAACTCTGGCCATTTTGACTCTGGCCCATGCCGGTGATGAGATCATCTCGGCCACCAGCCTCTACGGCGGCACCTATAATCTGTTTCACTACACACTGCCGCAGATGGGCATTACGGTCAGATTCGTGGATCCTGCAGACCCGGAGAATTTCCGCAAGGCAATCACTCCTAAAACCAGACTGATATATGGAGAAACTGTCGGCAACCCCAAGCTCGACACCCTTGACATCGAAAAGGTAGCGGCAATCGCCCATGAAAACGGCCTCCCGCTGATCATCGACAACACGATGCCCTCACCCTATCTGGTACAGCCACTGAAACACGGTGCCGATATCGTTGTCCATTCAGCCACCAAGTTTATCGGCGGACATGGCACATCGATCGGCGGTGTCATTGTGGATGGCGGCACCTTCAACTGGGGCAACGGAAAATTCCCTGAGCTTTCGGAACCGGACCCATCCTACCACGGGATTAATTTCTGGCAGGCCCTCGGCAACATAGCCTTTATTATCAAAGTGCGGGTACACCTCCTGCGCGACGTGGGGCCGGCTGTTTCCCCTTTCAATTCATTCCTTTTTCTGCTGGGTCTTGAGACCCTGCATCTGAGAATGGAACGTCACAGCACAAACGCTCTGGCTGTAGCCCAATTCCTTAAAAATCACCCCAAGGTAGCCTGGGTGAACTATCCCGGCCTTCCGGACAATCAGTCATACAAAATTGCCAGTAAGTATCATACACGCGGGTTGTTCGGCGCTATGGCAGGGTTCGGCATTAAAGGGGGAAGCATCGAGGACGGCAAGAAGTTTATTGACGCGCTGAAGCTGCACTCACTGCTGGCCAATATCGGCGATGCCAAATCCCTGGTCATCCATCCGGCATCAACCACCCATCAGCAGCTGACACCGGAAGAACAACTTTCCGCCGGTGTAACCCCGGACTTCATACGCCTTTCTGTCGGCATAGAAAACGTAGATGATCTGATAGCCGATCTGGATCAGGCCCTGGCAGCTGTCTAG
- a CDS encoding ABC transporter permease: MSDTQTEKTGNYLFPRKKEIGWAEKVSQRAIDEANGQKVAGILSWLAALNNRLLDYYVGIALLVLWELAPRLKWIDSQFVPAPTAIITEGAKLASSGELLVHIAISLQRTLQGLFFALIVAIPLGFILAGWFPRLTRFLGPLLRLLGEINAFSLFPLFVLFFGIGELAKFSIIFWSCLWPILFTTIAGVRGVDPLFVKLARSMGSGRLLLFFKVLLPGALPSIFTGIRLGATVAFLMLIAAEMIGASTGLGWLIHNSNVNFIMPRLYLGAVLVALLGMALNYGLHWLELRVVRWKEA; the protein is encoded by the coding sequence ATGAGTGATACGCAAACTGAAAAAACCGGCAATTATCTTTTTCCCCGAAAAAAGGAGATCGGGTGGGCTGAAAAGGTATCGCAACGTGCAATTGATGAGGCAAATGGACAAAAGGTAGCCGGCATTCTTTCCTGGCTGGCGGCTCTCAACAACCGGTTGCTGGATTACTATGTCGGGATTGCCCTGCTGGTTTTGTGGGAGCTTGCACCACGCCTGAAATGGATCGACTCGCAGTTCGTTCCTGCGCCCACGGCCATAATTACAGAAGGCGCCAAGCTGGCTTCTTCGGGAGAACTGCTGGTTCATATTGCCATCAGTCTGCAGCGGACCTTGCAGGGTCTGTTCTTTGCCCTGATTGTCGCTATTCCGCTGGGTTTTATCCTCGCCGGGTGGTTCCCGCGGCTGACCCGCTTTCTGGGGCCGCTGCTCAGACTGCTGGGCGAGATCAACGCATTTTCTCTCTTCCCGCTGTTTGTCCTGTTCTTCGGCATTGGCGAATTGGCCAAATTCAGCATCATCTTCTGGTCCTGCCTCTGGCCGATACTGTTTACCACCATTGCGGGGGTCCGGGGGGTGGACCCTCTTTTCGTCAAGCTGGCTCGCTCCATGGGGAGCGGGCGGCTGCTCCTCTTCTTCAAGGTGCTGCTGCCGGGAGCCCTCCCTTCTATTTTTACCGGAATTCGTCTGGGGGCTACGGTCGCTTTCCTCATGCTGATAGCTGCTGAAATGATTGGAGCCAGCACCGGCCTGGGCTGGCTGATCCACAACTCCAATGTCAACTTCATCATGCCCCGCCTCTATCTGGGAGCGGTACTCGTTGCACTCTTGGGAATGGCCCTCAATTATGGTCTTCATTGGCTTGAGTTACGAGTGGTCCGCTGGAAGGAAGCATGA
- a CDS encoding ABC transporter permease: MWKNTEKPSLWSWSSWFNRSSVLIFFVAWELVPRAGGLLETFIAPPSVVLKTLWEILNSGELLGHVGVSLSRTASGFLAASLVAIPLGFLLGGSFRTLERLINPVLRFLGQLNPFSLFPLFIMLFGIGELSKGAMIFWVCIWPILFNTINGVKEIDPLLIKSARSMGTGIVTLFFKVILPAAAPGIFLGLKMGSGTAFFMLIAAEMIGASRGLGWLVWNAQINFQIPQLFAATVTISVLGLALNGIFAIIERALLGWKQHSHA; the protein is encoded by the coding sequence ATGTGGAAAAATACGGAAAAACCTTCTCTGTGGTCCTGGTCCAGCTGGTTCAACCGCAGTTCAGTCCTTATCTTCTTTGTCGCCTGGGAACTTGTGCCCCGTGCCGGCGGGTTGCTGGAAACCTTCATAGCCCCACCCTCAGTGGTGCTGAAGACTCTCTGGGAGATATTAAACAGCGGCGAGTTGCTTGGACACGTGGGCGTAAGTCTAAGCCGTACTGCTTCAGGCTTCCTTGCCGCGTCGCTGGTAGCCATTCCCTTGGGTTTTTTGCTGGGGGGAAGTTTCAGGACACTGGAGCGCCTCATTAATCCCGTACTCCGTTTCCTCGGCCAGTTGAATCCTTTTTCTCTATTTCCCCTGTTCATCATGCTCTTCGGTATCGGCGAACTTTCAAAAGGGGCGATGATCTTCTGGGTCTGCATCTGGCCGATACTGTTCAATACCATCAACGGGGTCAAGGAGATAGATCCACTGCTGATCAAGTCTGCCCGTTCAATGGGGACCGGGATCGTCACCCTGTTTTTCAAGGTCATTCTCCCAGCGGCGGCCCCCGGTATTTTCCTCGGCCTGAAAATGGGGTCGGGTACCGCATTCTTCATGCTGATTGCCGCCGAGATGATCGGCGCCAGCCGCGGTCTTGGTTGGCTGGTCTGGAATGCCCAGATAAACTTCCAGATCCCGCAACTGTTCGCCGCCACCGTCACCATCTCCGTGTTGGGACTGGCGTTGAACGGCATTTTTGCAATCATTGAAAGGGCTCTGCTGGGATGGAAGCAGCATTCCCATGCCTGA
- a CDS encoding nitrogenase component 1, whose amino-acid sequence MGIVTPLKTKDKPSYPEGVDAPRFSCAPGGVYMATLATFGAVPILHSGAGCGMFRNSGQNLAGGLKGAGPNGNISTPCSCMAEDHALSGGEEKLRGLVGTTTGQVCGDLYTVISGCVPALIGDDAGVAVREFRGTAQVIHVNTSGFAGNSYMGYEQYLEAVIDQLLAPQPVVRKRVNLLGIVPYQHVFWKGNLQVIKDLLGQIGVQANMIFTENEGLEALKSIPSAELNLVFSAWSGVSTARKLEEKFGTHHVVIPSVPIGPKDTSTFLRFLARRLQLRRTRVEKVIAAEEHRAYRFTENMADIAMMALPHAYTAIVADTGTAIGLTRYGSNELGWLPEVVVITDDPPEEFRADIIRHLTEGLESAVKPEVHFEIDPHKIRLLLRKHTLQLVLASSLEKHIATDELNAMQVSVAFPAYDRLIADRSYAGYRGGLALMEDVAYKYGGPL is encoded by the coding sequence ATGGGTATCGTTACACCACTGAAAACAAAAGATAAACCTTCTTACCCGGAGGGTGTTGACGCGCCCCGCTTCTCCTGCGCACCGGGTGGGGTCTATATGGCGACTCTTGCCACCTTTGGCGCCGTGCCCATACTGCATTCGGGGGCAGGCTGCGGCATGTTCCGGAACTCAGGACAGAATCTTGCCGGCGGTCTCAAGGGCGCCGGTCCCAACGGCAATATCAGCACCCCTTGTTCCTGCATGGCGGAGGATCATGCGTTGTCCGGCGGCGAGGAAAAACTGCGTGGTCTGGTCGGAACCACAACCGGCCAAGTCTGCGGCGACCTCTATACAGTCATTTCCGGCTGTGTGCCGGCGCTTATCGGCGACGATGCGGGAGTCGCAGTCAGGGAATTCCGTGGTACCGCGCAGGTTATTCACGTGAATACCTCCGGCTTTGCCGGCAACTCTTACATGGGATACGAGCAGTATTTGGAAGCGGTGATAGACCAGTTGCTGGCGCCGCAGCCAGTGGTGAGAAAGCGCGTCAATCTGCTGGGTATCGTCCCGTACCAGCACGTGTTCTGGAAGGGGAACCTGCAGGTAATCAAGGATCTGCTTGGGCAGATAGGTGTGCAGGCAAACATGATCTTCACTGAAAATGAGGGTCTGGAGGCGTTGAAAAGTATTCCTTCGGCAGAGCTGAACCTGGTCTTTTCCGCTTGGTCGGGTGTGAGCACAGCCCGAAAGCTGGAAGAAAAATTCGGTACTCACCATGTGGTCATCCCGTCGGTGCCGATTGGGCCGAAAGACACCTCTACCTTTCTCCGCTTTCTCGCCCGTCGGCTGCAGCTTAGACGCACCAGAGTCGAAAAAGTCATCGCCGCTGAGGAACATCGGGCCTACCGTTTTACCGAAAATATGGCCGACATCGCCATGATGGCGCTTCCCCATGCCTATACCGCCATTGTCGCCGATACCGGTACCGCCATCGGGCTCACCAGGTACGGGAGCAATGAACTGGGATGGCTGCCGGAAGTGGTCGTTATAACCGATGATCCTCCGGAAGAGTTCCGCGCCGACATTATTCGTCACCTGACGGAAGGGCTTGAGAGCGCTGTCAAGCCAGAAGTGCATTTCGAGATCGATCCCCACAAGATCCGCCTGCTTTTGCGGAAACATACCCTGCAGCTTGTCCTGGCCAGCTCACTTGAAAAGCATATTGCAACCGACGAGCTGAATGCCATGCAGGTGAGCGTTGCTTTTCCCGCCTATGACCGGCTGATCGCCGATCGTTCCTATGCCGGGTATCGGGGAGGGTTGGCGTTGATGGAAGATGTAGCATACAAATACGGTGGGCCTTTATAG
- a CDS encoding ABC transporter ATP-binding protein produces the protein MGTITDTFNQESPDAKIVVRDINRVFHLKRTKTEGAREFIALKDINLEVQKGEFLVLVGPSGCGKSTLLDILAGLAQPTSGAVYIDGKQVSGPALDRGIVLQGYALFPWRTVRQNVEFGLEIKKVAKVERKAISDHFISLVGLDGFADRYPHELSGGMKQRVAIARALAYDPDVLLMDEPFAAVDAQTRESLQDELLRIWEETKKTIVFVTHSIEEAAFLGDRVAVLTANPGTLREIVKIDLPRPRHNSDIRSSAEFGWVRHKIWELLQNHQPEIRVPADSRPVADIISPSAAL, from the coding sequence ATGGGAACAATTACAGATACTTTCAATCAGGAATCACCAGATGCCAAGATCGTCGTCAGGGACATCAACCGGGTCTTTCACCTGAAACGGACCAAGACGGAAGGGGCAAGGGAATTCATCGCCCTCAAGGACATCAATCTGGAAGTGCAGAAAGGTGAGTTTCTGGTGCTGGTCGGGCCTTCCGGCTGCGGTAAGTCGACCCTCTTGGACATCCTCGCCGGGCTTGCCCAGCCCACCTCCGGCGCCGTCTACATCGACGGCAAACAGGTTAGCGGTCCGGCCCTCGATCGGGGTATCGTTCTTCAGGGCTATGCATTGTTCCCGTGGCGGACCGTGCGCCAGAACGTGGAGTTCGGCCTGGAGATCAAGAAGGTTGCCAAGGTGGAGCGCAAGGCGATCAGCGACCATTTCATCAGCCTGGTTGGCCTGGATGGCTTTGCCGATCGCTATCCCCACGAACTGTCTGGCGGCATGAAGCAGCGGGTGGCCATCGCCAGGGCACTGGCCTATGATCCCGATGTGCTGCTCATGGACGAACCCTTTGCCGCAGTCGATGCCCAAACCCGTGAGAGCCTGCAGGATGAACTCCTGCGCATCTGGGAGGAGACGAAAAAAACCATCGTCTTCGTCACCCACAGTATTGAAGAAGCAGCCTTTCTCGGCGACCGGGTGGCCGTTTTGACTGCCAATCCCGGCACCCTGCGTGAGATCGTCAAGATCGACCTGCCCAGGCCGCGGCACAACAGCGACATTCGCTCTTCCGCCGAGTTCGGGTGGGTCAGGCACAAAATCTGGGAGCTGTTGCAGAACCATCAGCCCGAGATCAGAGTCCCTGCCGACAGCCGCCCGGTGGCCGATATCATTTCGCCATCGGCAGCCCTGTAG
- a CDS encoding ABC transporter permease, with the protein MFKQFLIRSSGVIAFLLLWEIGPRLAWVDPNFLPSFSTVLMEIGKLFNDGTLKVHLLVSIWRATTGLLLALAMGLPLGLLLGRHRLHPAEAIEPLLRVLSQVNPFTLMPVFILFFGIGETAKVAVVAWVCLWPVLFYTITASRHVEAIQIKTAASMGISTVDMMLKVIVPGALPTIFVGIRIGACLTFYILVAAEMLGAGAGLGWLVHNSAMNYLIPRIYAGATFIVVLGFLLNRFLLYLERALFSWQSNTPLLFGSAAPPAVLRPGKGLVAAFTGALVLIALLGGIQVQKINREAATVSDGPHSHHSETGGHNGHSGF; encoded by the coding sequence ATGTTTAAACAATTCCTTATCCGTTCATCGGGCGTGATCGCGTTTCTCTTGCTCTGGGAGATCGGGCCCCGGCTGGCCTGGGTTGATCCGAATTTCCTTCCCTCTTTTTCTACGGTCCTGATGGAGATAGGAAAGCTGTTCAACGACGGCACGTTAAAGGTTCATCTGTTGGTGAGCATCTGGCGTGCCACCACCGGACTGCTGCTGGCCCTGGCTATGGGTTTGCCTCTCGGCCTCCTGCTGGGTCGACATCGATTGCATCCGGCAGAAGCTATCGAGCCTTTATTACGGGTCCTGAGCCAGGTAAATCCCTTTACCCTGATGCCGGTCTTTATTCTGTTCTTCGGCATCGGTGAGACGGCCAAGGTTGCGGTTGTCGCCTGGGTCTGCCTCTGGCCCGTTCTTTTTTACACCATTACCGCCAGCAGGCATGTGGAGGCGATCCAGATAAAGACGGCAGCTTCCATGGGTATTTCCACCGTGGACATGATGCTGAAAGTCATTGTTCCCGGAGCGTTGCCCACTATTTTTGTCGGCATCAGGATCGGCGCTTGTCTGACCTTCTATATCCTGGTGGCAGCGGAGATGCTGGGTGCCGGCGCCGGACTCGGCTGGCTGGTGCACAATTCCGCGATGAATTACCTGATTCCCCGCATCTATGCGGGAGCCACCTTTATCGTCGTGCTGGGTTTCCTCCTGAACCGCTTCCTCCTTTACCTGGAACGAGCCCTTTTTTCCTGGCAGTCCAATACCCCTTTGCTGTTCGGTTCTGCCGCTCCCCCGGCAGTCTTGCGCCCAGGAAAGGGTCTGGTAGCTGCCTTTACCGGTGCTCTGGTCCTGATTGCTCTCCTGGGTGGAATTCAAGTGCAGAAAATCAACAGGGAGGCGGCTACCGTCAGCGACGGACCACATTCCCATCACTCGGAGACGGGGGGGCACAATGGACACAGTGGATTCTGA
- a CDS encoding ABC transporter permease yields MRITVAALALFAWEVLPRMEVIDPQFVPPLSSVLVTIRGLLENGDLLTHTLVSLQRAFSGLLAATLIGLPLGLVLGGWFPRLQQALEPLMELFAQANPVILAHIIIFFLGIGEVAKIFTICWLCIWPITFSTIAGIRDVDPQLMKAARSLGLGRWQLFLHVALPASAPSFFTGLRLAAGYAFLMLIASEMMGASNGLGWLVMQSQENYHIQRIFAGATIITALAVLTDLLLKVLEKRTLVWTDNGSGWLKPQGPGIPVGE; encoded by the coding sequence ATGAGAATAACTGTCGCAGCCCTGGCGCTTTTTGCCTGGGAAGTGCTGCCCCGTATGGAAGTGATAGATCCCCAGTTCGTCCCGCCACTGTCCAGTGTGCTGGTGACCATAAGGGGATTGCTGGAAAACGGGGACCTGTTGACGCACACGCTGGTCAGTCTGCAACGTGCGTTCAGTGGGCTGTTGGCTGCAACCCTGATCGGACTGCCGCTCGGACTTGTTCTCGGGGGATGGTTTCCTCGCCTGCAGCAGGCTCTTGAACCGTTGATGGAGCTTTTTGCCCAGGCGAACCCGGTCATCCTGGCCCATATCATCATCTTCTTTCTGGGGATCGGGGAAGTGGCGAAGATCTTCACCATCTGCTGGCTCTGCATCTGGCCCATTACCTTCAGCACCATTGCCGGCATCCGGGATGTGGATCCACAGCTGATGAAGGCTGCACGCTCCCTGGGACTCGGCCGATGGCAACTTTTTTTGCACGTCGCGCTTCCTGCCTCGGCTCCCTCCTTCTTTACCGGTTTGAGGCTGGCCGCCGGGTATGCGTTCCTGATGCTTATCGCTTCGGAAATGATGGGTGCAAGTAATGGGTTGGGATGGCTGGTGATGCAGAGTCAGGAAAATTACCACATACAACGAATTTTTGCCGGTGCAACGATCATAACTGCCCTGGCGGTACTGACTGACCTGCTGCTTAAGGTGCTGGAAAAAAGAACTTTGGTCTGGACAGATAATGGTAGCGGCTGGCTGAAACCCCAAGGTCCGGGAATTCCCGTAGGGGAGTAA
- a CDS encoding transporter family protein, with the protein MREVILIVTLLMLLSCGGTEAADFLENPSHHAHGGNGTRLLFNPAFGEDIYHTHSAGKWMVNYKDLHTNQKGLGAGSSSVAVEQVIPMNSPYGYMMTPTEMSMDMHMLMIMYGVNDRFTLMGMGTYQDNRMDMLMDMGMGMGQKVMSMRTSGIGDTELRGIYNVGGGIAASLGLTIPTGDIDQEFQTMGMKFRAPYDMQLGSGSFDLKPVLAYSALTDDGLWNWGGQVSYTWHTNENNNGYRLGDTFKATSWVQRALGPVAGWTRLAFNHTGPIKGRDGEIEKLLDTTMGAPTPDAVADNYGGRRLDGFVGVSYNQGPFSVGVEGGLPLYQYVNGLQLKNDWYINAGIQLTL; encoded by the coding sequence ATGAGAGAAGTGATACTGATAGTTACCCTGCTGATGCTGCTAAGTTGTGGTGGCACAGAAGCGGCTGACTTTTTGGAAAATCCGTCTCACCATGCCCATGGGGGCAATGGTACCCGGTTACTCTTCAACCCGGCCTTCGGTGAGGACATCTACCATACCCATTCTGCGGGAAAGTGGATGGTCAACTACAAAGACCTGCACACGAACCAGAAAGGACTTGGTGCCGGTTCGTCCTCTGTTGCCGTCGAGCAGGTTATTCCCATGAATTCCCCCTATGGCTACATGATGACCCCTACCGAAATGTCCATGGATATGCACATGCTGATGATCATGTACGGAGTCAATGACCGCTTTACATTGATGGGCATGGGGACGTACCAGGACAATCGCATGGACATGCTCATGGATATGGGGATGGGAATGGGGCAGAAAGTAATGTCCATGAGGACGAGCGGCATCGGCGACACGGAACTGCGCGGCATTTATAATGTGGGAGGCGGGATCGCAGCCAGCCTGGGATTAACCATCCCCACCGGGGATATTGATCAGGAATTCCAGACCATGGGCATGAAATTCCGGGCACCTTACGACATGCAACTGGGTTCAGGCAGCTTCGATCTTAAACCGGTGCTGGCCTACTCGGCATTGACCGATGACGGGCTGTGGAACTGGGGTGGGCAGGTCTCCTATACCTGGCACACCAATGAAAATAATAATGGTTATCGCCTGGGAGACACCTTCAAGGCCACAAGTTGGGTGCAACGGGCACTGGGACCGGTGGCAGGCTGGACGCGTCTTGCCTTCAACCATACCGGGCCCATCAAAGGCCGGGATGGCGAGATTGAGAAGCTTCTTGACACTACCATGGGGGCTCCGACTCCGGATGCTGTTGCTGACAACTATGGCGGGCGGCGATTGGATGGGTTTGTCGGCGTGAGTTACAACCAGGGTCCTTTCAGTGTGGGGGTGGAAGGAGGCCTTCCCCTTTACCAGTACGTGAACGGCCTGCAGTTGAAAAATGACTGGTATATTAATGCCGGGATACAATTGACGCTTTAA
- a CDS encoding NifB/NifX family molybdenum-iron cluster-binding protein, which translates to MIRVAIASSDGESINEHFGKASQFIIYEVEDDGNYRQVEKREVLSGCSNAETSVHGPGGTTDRLGDVQAVFAVQIGPGAAAALQEKGVRAFNLKGSVHKALTAYGKRRKLLDAKIAGLTQGCGSGGGCGCGGSGGNSCR; encoded by the coding sequence ATGATACGCGTTGCCATCGCATCGTCCGATGGGGAATCAATCAATGAACATTTCGGCAAGGCAAGTCAGTTCATCATCTATGAGGTGGAGGATGACGGAAATTACCGGCAGGTCGAGAAACGGGAGGTACTTTCCGGTTGCAGCAATGCCGAGACCAGTGTCCATGGCCCAGGAGGTACGACTGACCGGCTTGGTGATGTACAGGCGGTTTTTGCCGTCCAGATAGGCCCGGGTGCCGCTGCCGCACTGCAGGAAAAAGGTGTCAGGGCTTTCAATCTCAAAGGCTCTGTCCACAAGGCTCTTACTGCCTATGGAAAACGGCGCAAGCTGCTGGATGCAAAGATCGCCGGCTTGACCCAGGGATGCGGATCGGGCGGCGGTTGCGGGTGCGGTGGCTCCGGCGGCAATTCTTGCCGGTAG
- a CDS encoding uroporphyrinogen decarboxylase family protein, whose translation MSTAPFKETMTSRERTIAALTGQPYDRIPVNLLISDHAARVIGVTVGEYNNSASLMAQGQVAAWRRYGADNVNTGPGLTGIAEAIGSKLAYPDSTPYVADYVVKEEADFDRLKVPDPERDGRLPLFLEAATIVLKEVGDQVPLNMTTSGPFTTATSIRGTENFLRDLHKNPQFAHRLLRLSTDSIIRFAVAAIKVGARIGLADPTASGTMISPRQFREFAQPYLQEVATAVAAVAGAAPSLHICGNTSKIWPGMTATGASVLSLDDAVDIAEAKLQVGNKVAILGNIRPTAAMYLGKPGDVRENARECLTKGWDNPKGYILGLGCGLPIDTPPENIHALVGAAREYGRWPLDPARFSLGNAA comes from the coding sequence ATGTCCACCGCACCATTTAAAGAAACAATGACATCCAGGGAACGGACCATTGCTGCACTTACCGGCCAGCCCTATGACCGGATTCCGGTCAATCTGCTCATCAGCGACCATGCGGCAAGGGTCATCGGCGTTACCGTCGGCGAATACAACAACTCCGCCAGCCTCATGGCCCAGGGGCAGGTTGCGGCCTGGCGCCGCTACGGGGCCGATAATGTCAATACCGGCCCCGGACTTACCGGTATTGCCGAGGCCATCGGCAGCAAACTCGCCTACCCCGACTCAACCCCTTACGTGGCCGACTATGTGGTCAAGGAAGAAGCCGATTTCGACCGGCTCAAGGTTCCCGATCCTGAGCGGGACGGCCGGTTACCTCTTTTCCTGGAGGCAGCGACCATCGTTCTCAAGGAAGTTGGGGACCAGGTGCCGCTTAATATGACCACTTCCGGCCCTTTTACCACCGCCACCAGCATCCGTGGCACGGAGAATTTCCTGCGCGACCTTCACAAGAACCCCCAATTTGCCCATCGGCTGCTGCGCCTGTCCACCGACAGCATCATTCGTTTTGCGGTAGCGGCAATCAAGGTGGGGGCTCGCATCGGTCTGGCTGACCCGACAGCTTCAGGGACGATGATCAGTCCCCGTCAGTTCCGGGAATTCGCCCAACCCTATCTGCAGGAAGTGGCCACAGCCGTTGCCGCCGTCGCCGGCGCGGCTCCGTCATTGCACATCTGCGGCAATACCAGCAAGATCTGGCCGGGAATGACTGCCACCGGCGCCTCGGTGTTGAGCCTTGACGATGCCGTGGACATAGCCGAGGCGAAACTGCAGGTGGGGAACAAGGTCGCTATCCTGGGCAATATCCGGCCGACTGCCGCCATGTACCTGGGCAAGCCGGGCGATGTGCGGGAAAATGCACGGGAGTGTCTGACAAAGGGCTGGGACAACCCCAAGGGCTATATACTTGGCCTGGGTTGTGGACTTCCCATCGACACGCCGCCGGAAAATATCCATGCCCTGGTCGGCGCGGCGCGGGAATATGGCCGCTGGCCCCTTGATCCGGCGCGGTTTTCCTTGGGTAATGCAGCATGA